From a single Candidatus Dadabacteria bacterium genomic region:
- a CDS encoding outer membrane lipoprotein-sorting protein yields the protein MIRFSIPRIMFAVLASFLAVCFWPAESYSDLLSGTAEEAGLRIATEARESQKGFGNFTANLTMTLRNKQGKETQRSLRLKVLEVQGDGDRTLFVFDHPQDVKGTAFLVHAHKTGPDKQWLYLPALKRVKGISASKQSGSFMGSEFSYEDMGAVEIEKFTHRFIREEPCGDLKCLVIERVPKSKDSGYSRQLIWFDREELRTVQIQYFDRRDEHLKTMVVENYAKYLDRFWRSGKLTMTNLLTGKSTVLLWSDYKFGTDLDTKDFTKTALKRIR from the coding sequence TTTTTGGCCAGCTGAGTCGTACTCAGATCTCCTTAGCGGTACCGCCGAGGAAGCGGGTCTCAGGATTGCGACCGAAGCCCGTGAGAGCCAGAAGGGTTTCGGCAATTTCACCGCAAACCTGACTATGACGTTGCGTAACAAGCAGGGGAAGGAAACCCAGCGCTCGCTCCGCCTCAAGGTTCTTGAAGTTCAGGGGGATGGCGATCGGACCCTGTTTGTGTTTGACCACCCGCAGGATGTCAAGGGAACCGCCTTTCTCGTCCACGCCCACAAGACCGGCCCAGACAAACAGTGGCTCTATCTTCCCGCCCTTAAGCGAGTGAAAGGCATCAGCGCTTCGAAACAGTCCGGCTCTTTCATGGGCAGCGAATTCTCCTACGAGGACATGGGAGCGGTTGAGATCGAAAAATTTACTCACCGGTTCATCCGCGAGGAACCCTGCGGTGATCTCAAGTGCCTAGTTATTGAGCGTGTCCCGAAAAGCAAGGATTCCGGCTATTCCCGCCAGTTGATCTGGTTTGACCGGGAGGAGCTTCGAACAGTTCAGATACAGTATTTTGACCGCAGGGATGAGCACCTCAAGACGATGGTCGTGGAGAACTACGCAAAATACCTTGATCGATTCTGGCGAAGCGGCAAGTTAACGATGACAAACCTGCTGACGGGCAAGAGTACCGTGCTGCTGTGGTCGGACTACAAGTTCGGGACCGATCTCGACACCAAGGACTTTACCAAAACAGCGCTGAAGCGGATACGGTAG